GTCATTGGGATGATTGTCATCCCGCTTCCGACATGGCTCCTCGACATCCTTCTGACCATTCAAATTACGCTCGGTATTATCATTCTTCTCTCTGCTCTCTATATTTCAGATGCTCTGAAGATTGCCTCTTTCCCCACGATTCTTCTTCTGTCGACCCTCTATCGATTGGCCCTTAATATTTCTACGACACGACTTATTCTTGCCGACGGAAATGCAGGAGAGGTGGTGCGAGCTTTCGGAACATTTGTGGTTCAGGGAAATTATGTGGTCGGAGGTATTCTCTTTATCATTATTACGCTCATTAACTTTATCGTTATTGCAAAGGGAGCAGAGCGAGTTTCAGAAGTGGCAGCGCGATTTACGCTTGATGCACTTCCTGGAAAACAGATGTCCATTGATGCTGACCTCCGTGCTGGAATTATTAACATGGAACAAGCCATGGAGCGTCGTCAGACACTGCAACGCGAAAGTCAGTTGTATGGTGCGATGGACGGTTCCATGAAATTTGTCAAAGGAGACGCGATTGCCGGAATGATCGTGATCCTCGTGAATATCATCGGCGGTTTTATTGTTGGTGTCGCACAACGCGGCCTTCCTTTTATAGAAGCGCTTCAGCTCTATTCATTACTCACCATTGGTGATGGTTTGGTGCAACAGATTCCGGCTCTGATTATTTCAGTTGCTGCGGGTATCGTTGTGACGCGCGTGGCATCAGAGAGTGAAGGATCAAATCTGGGTCGCGATATTATCACCCAACTTTCTGCGTATCCAAAAGCTCTCATTATTGCTTCTGTTATTCTGGGACTTATGGCGGCCGTACCAGGGCTGCCTAAAATTCCATTCGTTCTTTTAGGTTTGGTGGTTGGCGGCGTTGCCTTTTTCCTCATCCGCTCACGTGAGAAAGTGGTGCAAGAAATTGCCGAAGCGCCAAAACAAGACGCCGTCAAAAAGGCAGTCAAAAAACACGGAGATGTTTTACCCTTTATCATGCCGAGTCCTATTTCTCTTGAAGTTGGAAGTTCTATAATTCCTTTTGTCGATGATAAACAAGACGGTGGTCGCTTCATTAATGAGTTGATTCCACTTCTGCGTCATGGACTTTATTATGAACTCGGCGTGAATTTCCCTGGCATTCAAGTGCGTGGACAGACCGTCGATATGGATACAGAAACTTATGTCATTAATATTAATGAAGTCCCTGTTGCTCAGGGAAAAATTATCAAAGGACATATCCTCGTTGGCGAGCCCCTTGAACAGTTGAAACTTTTTAATATTACCGGGACTGAAACCATTCATCCGATTGATGGCTCAGTGGTAACGTGGATTTCGGATGAATATAAAGATGTCGCCACGCAGGCCGGTTTTCGTATGTGGGATATTGCGGAATATCTCATTCTTCATCTCTCCTACGTTCTTCGAAAACATTCACACGAATTTTTAGGTCTTCAGGAAGTGCAAACCATGCTGACGGAACTTGAGAAAACACATCCAGCTCTGGTGAAAGAACTGATTCCGAAAGTCATTACGCTCATGCAACTGAGCGAAATTTTTCAGCGATTGGTGCAAGAAGATATCGCGATTCGCGATTTGAAAAATATTTTCTCAACGCTTGCGCAATGGGGTGAGATTGAACGTGATACGTTAACGCTGACAGAACATGTGCGGGCGGGACTCAAGCGCTACATTACGCATAAATATGCTGGGCCAGGAAATACGCTTGCTGTCTATCTTCTCGATTCGCAAATTGAAGATCTGGTGAAAAATGCGATTCGCAAAACCGAGAAGGGGAATTATTTGGCCCTTGAACCAGAAATTACGCAGGAATTTGTAGAAGCCGTGGGGAAAGAGATTGCGAGTCATCCATTCCCGCCCGGAGCTCGTCCTCCGGTTA
This is a stretch of genomic DNA from Deltaproteobacteria bacterium RIFCSPHIGHO2_02_FULL_44_16. It encodes these proteins:
- a CDS encoding EscV/YscV/HrcV family type III secretion system export apparatus protein; translation: MANEDQQGSRSLTYTNINELITKYSDVFIAVFVILVIGMIVIPLPTWLLDILLTIQITLGIIILLSALYISDALKIASFPTILLLSTLYRLALNISTTRLILADGNAGEVVRAFGTFVVQGNYVVGGILFIIITLINFIVIAKGAERVSEVAARFTLDALPGKQMSIDADLRAGIINMEQAMERRQTLQRESQLYGAMDGSMKFVKGDAIAGMIVILVNIIGGFIVGVAQRGLPFIEALQLYSLLTIGDGLVQQIPALIISVAAGIVVTRVASESEGSNLGRDIITQLSAYPKALIIASVILGLMAAVPGLPKIPFVLLGLVVGGVAFFLIRSREKVVQEIAEAPKQDAVKKAVKKHGDVLPFIMPSPISLEVGSSIIPFVDDKQDGGRFINELIPLLRHGLYYELGVNFPGIQVRGQTVDMDTETYVININEVPVAQGKIIKGHILVGEPLEQLKLFNITGTETIHPIDGSVVTWISDEYKDVATQAGFRMWDIAEYLILHLSYVLRKHSHEFLGLQEVQTMLTELEKTHPALVKELIPKVITLMQLSEIFQRLVQEDIAIRDLKNIFSTLAQWGEIERDTLTLTEHVRAGLKRYITHKYAGPGNTLAVYLLDSQIEDLVKNAIRKTEKGNYLALEPEITQEFVEAVGKEIASHPFPPGARPPVILTTAEVRRYFRKIVELEFPQLSVLSYQELAENLRIQPIARVSLPEHVLQKVSA